The following are from one region of the Nicotiana tabacum cultivar K326 chromosome 3, ASM71507v2, whole genome shotgun sequence genome:
- the LOC142176701 gene encoding uncharacterized protein LOC142176701, with the protein MNTVEDDNQSTPTMTESPNQSSVDISSPLYMHPSDNLGATLVPVLFDGFGYRSWRRGVIECKRPDPNSSKFGLWERCDDMVTSWILNSLAKEITDSVKYVADAFKLWRELEDSYDQTNGTKLYQIQKEINDLSQGALEVTSYYTKMKSSGQHIDDESSSFSCPSIFFVDPRGKEEEETAQLEPTLHQEQQTLQNRADSWIIDSVASNNMTFNRSLLTNIINLPYPLLVILPNGYKVKVTEIGSMTLTSKITLDKVMYVPTFRYNLISDHSLASHLNCLVAFVKHYCILHAPSMKRPLVICRVKDGMYILCLSYLKKNKTIPAVKDTHTLPTISTCCTCNTHCPSHSAINILFHTNKCVSSPIVNNSCATIEKQVSFTSPSFEFPSILSHSCAENNVNVLWHNRLGHVPFVKMKNITSIPANFSPKQPFNHTIYSMARQERLLFPQKTSTTNRIFEHLHVDLWASYHVPTHDRYKYFIIMVDDYSRFTWTHLLSSKSNALEILKNFMNLVENQFGVIVKSIKSDNGLEFTSKEATILFQSKGTPENLSDQGNADNTSDPMSPTHVASSSPSGTPISSPPNISLQHHTEQTHEEQAQSTRQSQRTHKFPIYLQDYVYSLPQVKTNPASLNDLFCVNHHIASDLLTPDSQTLVRNVCHDRESSSYEEVAIDHAWQAIMTHEFDALYSNHTWDFVMLTPGKQAISCKWVYKVKHKADSNIERFKARLVVKGHTQQAGIDYTETFSPVVKMTTVRTLIATSVKKGRSISQLDVNNAFLHGDLNEEVYMQVPPGLVIEKLGLVCKLNKSLYGLKQASRQWYAKLTEALCSRGYTHSMYDYSLFYKRNGDSSVYITVYVDDVLMTATDQQEIAQLKTFLHE; encoded by the exons ATGAATACTGTCGAAGATGATAATCAATCAACACCGACTATGACTGAGTCTCCTAATCAGTCAAGTGTTGATATCAGTAGCCCTTTGTATATGCATCCATCTGACAATCTTGGAGCAACTTTGGTTCCTGTTCTATTTGATGGCTTTGGATATCGATCATGGAGAAGAGGTGTGAT AGAATGCAAGAGACCAgatccaaattcatcaaaatttgGCCTATGGGAAAGGTGTGATGATATGGTCACTTCATGGATCCTAAACTCCTTGGCCAAGGAAATTACAGATAGTGTTAAATATGTAGCAGATGCATTCAAATTGTGGAGAGAACTTGAGGATTCGTATGACCAAACAAATGGAACAAAGTTGTACCAAATTCAGAAAGAAATCAATGATTTATCTCAAGGAGCCCTTGAAGTCACCAGCTATTACACAAAAATGAAAAG TTCGGGGCAGCATATTGATGATGAATCCTCTTCCTTCAGTTGCCCAAGCATTTTCTTTGTTGATCCAAGAGGAAAG GAGGAGGAAGAGACTGCACAATTGGAACCAACATTACATCAGGAACAACAAACTTTGCAG AACAGAGCTGATTCATGGATTATAGATTCAGTGGCATCAAATAACATGACCTTTAACAGATCCTTACTAACCAACATAATAAACTTGCCATATCCCCTTTTAGTTATACTTCCAAATGGCTACAAGGTAAAGGTGACCGAAATTGGTAGTATGACTCTTACTTCTAAGATCACTCTAGATAAAGTGATGTATGTTCCTACGTTTAGATACAATTTGATCTCTGATCATTCTTTGGCCTCTCACCTCAATTGTCttgttgcatttgtcaaacattACTGCATACTGCATGCCCCTTCAATGAAGAGACCTCTGGTGATTTGTAGAGTGAAAGATGGGATGTACATCCTATGCCTAAGCTATTTGAAGAAGAACAAGACAATCCCTGCAGTAAAGGACACTCATACACTACCTACCATTTCTACTTGTTGCACTTGTAACACACATTGTCCCTCTCATTCTGCTATAAATATACTATTTCATACCAATAAGTGTGTATCTTCTCCAATTGTAAATAATTCATGTGCAACTATTGAAAAACAAGTTTCTTTTACAAGTCCATCTTTTGAATTCCCTAGCATATTATCTCATTCTTGTGCTGAAAATAATGTAAATGTATTGTGGCATAATAGACTTGGACATGTCCCCTTTGTCAAAATGAAGAACATTACCTCTATACCTGCCAACTTTTCCCCCAAACAACCCTTCAACCATACCATTTACTCAATGGCTAGACAAGAAAGACTACTATTTCCTCAGAAAACCAGCACAACCaacagaatatttgaacatttacaTGTTGATCTGTGGGCTTCATATCATGTTCCTACACATGATAGATATAAATACTTTATAATCATGGTGGATGATTATAGCAGGTTCACCTGGACTCACCTTTTATCCAGCAAAAGTAATGCCCTTGAGATACTCAAGAATTTCATGAATCTAGTAGAGAACCAGTTTGGTGTAATTGTCAAGTCCATAAAGTCAGATAATGGACTAGAATTCACCAGTAAAGAAGCAACTATATTGTTTCAATCTAAAGGG ACTCCTGAAAACTTGAGTGATCAAGGGAATGCAGACAACACATCTGATCCTATGTCACCTACACATGTAGCTAGTTCATCACCTTCTGGAACACCTATATCTTCACCACCTAATATATCATTACAACATCACACTGAACAGACCCATGAAGAACAAGCTCAATCAACAAGGCAGTCACAAAGAACTCACAAATTTCCTATCTACCTACAGGACTATGTTTATTCCCTTCCTCAAGTTAAAACAAATCCTGCCTCCTTAAATGATTTGTTTTGTGTGAATCACCATATTGCCTCTGATTTACTAACTCCTGATAGTCAGACTCTTGTGAGAAATGTTTGTCATGACAGGGAGTCATCATCATATGAGGAGGTAGCCATTGATCATGCATGGCAAGCTATTATGACACATGAGTTTGATGCATTATATTCCAACCATACTTGGGATTTTGTAATGCTGACACCTGGAAAGCAGGCAATTAGTTGTAAATGGGTGTACAAGGTGAAGCACAAAGCAGATAGTAATATTGAGAGGTTCAAAGCCAGATTGGTTGTCAAAGGCCATACTCAGCAAGCAGGAATAGATTATACAGAAACCTTCTCACCAGTTGTAAAGATGACAACAGTTAGGACCTTAATAGCTACATCAGTTAAGAAGGGCCGGTCCATCTCACAATTGGATGTGAATAATGCTTTCCTCCATGGGGACCTCAATGAAGAGGTGTATATGCAAGTACCACCTGGATTAGTTATAGAAAAATTAGGTTTAGTTTGCAAGCTGAACAAATCTCTATATGGTCTGAAACAAGCAAGTAGACAATGGTATGCAAAGCTGACTGAGGCATTGTGCTCAAGGGGCTACACACATTCCATGTATGACTACTCACTATTCTACAAAAGGAATGGAGATTCATCAGTATATATTacagtgtatgtagatgatgtgttAATGACTGCGACTGATCAGCAAGAGATTGCACAACTCAAGACATTCCTACATGAATAG